A stretch of the Streptomyces ortus genome encodes the following:
- a CDS encoding ANTAR domain-containing protein, giving the protein MLNTSATLARLLHDLPAGYGPGLLGGDPALCAQVLRVDGAAVSLGTDGALTELVWATPGRSTALDDMQCTMGEGPAFDAYGHCGLVAVPDLQRADPHRWPAFLPEAERLGVQALFCFPLRLGAVCLGTLTAQRAQAGPLAPDQLNDALIVTAAVTASLLRDTGRRTSFAQAEPHTALHRAVVHQASGIISVQAGISLPKALALLRAHAYRTEQALLTIAEDVVARRLHFRNNPEGTVSPSGDRD; this is encoded by the coding sequence GTGTTGAACACGAGCGCGACCCTTGCCCGGCTCCTCCATGACCTTCCCGCCGGCTACGGTCCCGGTCTGCTGGGCGGCGACCCGGCGCTGTGCGCGCAGGTGCTGAGGGTGGACGGGGCCGCGGTGTCACTCGGCACCGACGGGGCGTTGACGGAGCTGGTGTGGGCCACCCCGGGGCGCAGCACGGCTCTGGACGACATGCAGTGCACGATGGGCGAGGGACCGGCCTTCGACGCCTACGGCCACTGCGGCCTGGTCGCGGTGCCCGATCTGCAGCGCGCCGACCCGCACCGGTGGCCGGCCTTCCTGCCCGAAGCTGAACGGCTCGGCGTCCAGGCACTGTTCTGCTTTCCCCTGCGCCTGGGAGCCGTCTGTCTGGGGACGCTCACCGCGCAGCGCGCCCAGGCCGGTCCGCTGGCCCCCGATCAGCTGAACGACGCGCTCATAGTGACGGCGGCCGTCACCGCGTCGCTGCTCCGCGACACCGGCCGGCGGACCTCTTTCGCCCAGGCGGAACCCCACACCGCGCTGCACCGCGCGGTCGTCCACCAGGCCAGCGGCATCATCAGCGTCCAGGCGGGCATCTCCTTGCCCAAGGCGCTGGCCCTGCTGCGCGCCCACGCCTACCGCACCGAACAGGCATTGTTGACGATCGCCGAAGACGTGGTCGCACGACGACTGCACTTCCGGAACAATCCGGAGGGGACGGTCTCCCCGTCCGGAGACAGGGACTGA
- a CDS encoding winged helix DNA-binding domain-containing protein, translating to MGGQRRHIGVAERRARLAVGQRLAGAARADTPEEVAASLVALHGTDPASVYLAVGARLTDAAGAGTVSAMERALYEDRTLIRMHGMRHTVFVFPTGLVPVVHASTGLAVAARARAALIGDMALAGAPDAEWLAEVETSALAALARYGEATAAELARAEPRLRERFTYAAGKSYEGVHTVSSRLLRVLGVEGRVVRGRPLGSWTSTQFRWAVAPPCAELPVAEAQAELIRRWLAACGPATEADLRWWTGWKAGDVRRALGAVEAVTVSVDEGVAYVLADAVEPVAAVEPWAALLPGLDPTAMGWRERDWYCPPGLRPTLFDRSGNIGPTVWWNGRIVGGWAQRPDGEIAWRLLDSGDATGGDADTEGSGAEALDAIGAEADRLRAWLGPTRVTPRFRTPLERELASA from the coding sequence ATGGGCGGGCAGCGGCGGCACATCGGGGTGGCCGAGCGGCGGGCTCGGCTGGCCGTGGGGCAACGGCTGGCCGGGGCCGCCAGGGCGGACACGCCCGAGGAGGTCGCGGCCTCGCTGGTGGCGCTGCACGGGACGGATCCCGCGAGCGTCTACCTCGCCGTGGGGGCGCGGCTCACGGACGCGGCGGGCGCGGGGACCGTATCGGCGATGGAGCGGGCCCTGTACGAGGACCGGACGCTGATCCGGATGCACGGCATGCGGCACACCGTGTTCGTGTTCCCCACCGGACTCGTCCCGGTCGTGCACGCGTCCACCGGACTCGCCGTGGCCGCGCGGGCCCGGGCCGCCCTGATCGGGGACATGGCCCTGGCCGGGGCTCCCGACGCGGAGTGGCTCGCGGAGGTGGAGACGTCCGCGCTGGCCGCGCTGGCCCGGTACGGAGAGGCTACGGCCGCCGAACTGGCCCGTGCGGAGCCCCGGTTGAGGGAGCGGTTCACGTACGCGGCGGGCAAGAGCTACGAGGGGGTGCACACCGTGTCGTCGCGGCTGCTGCGGGTCCTCGGGGTCGAGGGCCGGGTCGTACGGGGGCGTCCGCTCGGGTCGTGGACGTCCACGCAGTTCCGGTGGGCGGTGGCTCCCCCGTGCGCCGAACTGCCCGTGGCCGAGGCCCAGGCGGAGCTGATCCGGCGCTGGCTCGCCGCGTGCGGGCCGGCCACGGAGGCCGACCTCAGGTGGTGGACCGGGTGGAAGGCAGGCGACGTACGGCGGGCGCTGGGTGCGGTGGAGGCGGTGACGGTTTCGGTGGACGAAGGCGTGGCGTACGTGCTCGCCGACGCGGTGGAACCGGTCGCGGCCGTCGAGCCGTGGGCCGCGCTGCTGCCGGGCCTGGACCCCACGGCCATGGGATGGCGGGAACGGGACTGGTACTGCCCGCCCGGGCTGCGGCCGACGCTCTTCGACCGCAGCGGGAACATCGGGCCGACCGTCTGGTGGAACGGGCGGATCGTGGGCGGCTGGGCCCAGCGCCCGGACGGCGAGATCGCCTGGCGGCTGCTGGACAGCGGGGACGCGACCGGCGGGGACGCGGACACCGAGGGCTCCGGGGCCGAGGCTCTGGACGCGATCGGGGCCGAGGCCGACCGGCTGCGCGCGTGGCTGGGCCCCACCCGGGTCACCCCTCGCTTCCGGACCCCGCTGGAGCGGGAGTTGGCGTCCGCCTGA
- a CDS encoding GAF and ANTAR domain-containing protein has translation MATQQRVLKILVEAVDTLTADFDLIEFLHRLSVRCVELLSADAVGMMIVDQHGELQLIAASDERTRLLELFALQHDQGPCVRCYHSGEAQLNINLTSSAVTADFGPFAARAREGGFVVTHALPMKLRREVIGAVNLFDTRLHHLSDSDIQIGQAIADVATIAILQQRTIEQGYAEKAQLQAALSNRVIIEQAKGILSERQNLGLDDTFDAMRALARHRGLRVTELARQITEGTFDGDITSA, from the coding sequence ATGGCGACCCAACAGCGCGTGCTCAAGATCCTGGTGGAGGCGGTGGACACGCTGACCGCGGACTTCGACCTGATCGAGTTCCTCCACCGCCTGTCCGTCCGCTGCGTGGAACTGCTGTCCGCGGACGCGGTCGGCATGATGATCGTCGACCAGCACGGCGAACTCCAGCTCATCGCCGCCTCCGACGAAAGGACCCGTCTGCTGGAGCTCTTCGCTCTCCAGCACGACCAGGGCCCCTGCGTGCGCTGCTACCACAGCGGCGAGGCGCAGCTGAACATCAACCTCACCTCCAGCGCGGTCACCGCGGACTTCGGCCCCTTCGCCGCCCGCGCCCGGGAGGGCGGTTTCGTCGTCACCCACGCACTGCCGATGAAACTGCGCCGCGAGGTCATCGGCGCCGTGAACCTCTTCGACACCCGGCTGCACCACCTCAGCGACTCCGACATCCAGATCGGCCAGGCCATCGCCGACGTCGCCACCATCGCCATCCTGCAACAGCGCACCATCGAACAGGGCTACGCCGAAAAGGCACAGCTCCAGGCGGCCCTGTCCAACCGCGTGATCATCGAACAGGCCAAGGGCATCCTCTCCGAACGCCAGAACCTCGGCCTCGACGACACCTTCGACGCCATGCGCGCCCTCGCCCGCCACCGCGGGCTGCGCGTGACCGAACTGGCCAGGCAGATCACCGAAGGCACCTTCGACGGCGACATCACGTCCGCCTAG
- the glnII gene encoding glutamine synthetase, with protein MTFKAEYIWIDGTEPTAKLRSKTKIMADSQKSAKGAELPIWGFDGSSTNQAEGHASDRVLKPVASFPDPIRGGDDILVMCEVLNIDMTPHESNTRAALSEVAEKFGAQEPIFGIEQEYTFFDGERPLGFPVGGFPAPQGGYYCGVGADEIFGRKIVEAHLDNCLKAGLAISGINAEVMPGQWEFQVGPVSPLEVSDHLWVARWLLYRTAEDFDVSATLDPKPVKGDWNGAGAHTNFSTKAMREGYDAIITACESLGEGSKPLDHVKNYGAGIDDRLTGLHETAPWNEYSYGVSDRGASVRIPWQVEKDGKGYIEDRRPNANVDPYVVTRLIVDTCCSALEKAGQV; from the coding sequence GTGACCTTCAAGGCTGAGTACATCTGGATCGACGGCACCGAGCCGACGGCCAAGCTCCGTTCGAAGACGAAGATAATGGCGGACTCCCAGAAGTCGGCCAAGGGTGCGGAGCTGCCGATCTGGGGCTTCGACGGGTCGTCCACGAACCAGGCCGAGGGTCATGCCTCGGACCGTGTGCTCAAGCCGGTCGCGAGCTTCCCGGACCCGATCCGCGGCGGTGACGACATCCTCGTCATGTGCGAGGTCCTGAACATCGACATGACGCCGCACGAGTCCAACACGCGGGCCGCGCTCAGCGAGGTCGCGGAGAAATTCGGCGCCCAGGAGCCGATCTTCGGCATCGAGCAGGAGTACACCTTCTTCGACGGCGAGCGTCCGCTCGGCTTCCCCGTGGGCGGCTTCCCGGCCCCCCAGGGCGGCTACTACTGCGGCGTCGGCGCGGACGAGATCTTCGGCCGGAAGATCGTCGAGGCGCACCTGGACAACTGCCTCAAGGCGGGGCTGGCCATCTCCGGCATCAACGCCGAGGTCATGCCCGGGCAGTGGGAGTTCCAGGTCGGACCGGTCTCGCCGCTGGAGGTCTCCGACCACCTGTGGGTGGCGCGCTGGCTGCTGTACCGCACGGCCGAGGACTTCGACGTCTCCGCGACGCTGGACCCGAAGCCGGTGAAGGGCGACTGGAACGGTGCCGGTGCGCACACCAACTTCTCCACGAAGGCGATGCGCGAGGGGTACGACGCGATCATCACCGCGTGCGAGTCGCTGGGCGAGGGCTCGAAGCCGCTCGACCACGTCAAGAACTACGGTGCGGGGATCGACGACCGGCTGACAGGGCTGCACGAGACGGCGCCGTGGAACGAGTACTCGTACGGGGTGTCCGACCGGGGGGCCTCGGTTCGGATCCCGTGGCAGGTGGAGAAGGACGGCAAGGGGTACATCGAGGACCGGCGTCCGAATGCGAATGTCGACCCGTACGTGGTTACTCGGCTGATCGTCGACACGTGTTGCTCCGCGCTGGAGAAGGCCGGGCAGGTCTGA
- a CDS encoding arsenate reductase family protein, with translation MEIWINPACSKCRSAISLLEAEGAEYTVRRYLEDVPSEAEIREVLERLGLEPWDITRTQEAEAKELGLKEWARDAGSRERWVAALAAHPRLIQRPLITAEDGTAVVGRTDEAVRDVLGRRP, from the coding sequence ATGGAGATCTGGATCAATCCGGCCTGTTCGAAGTGCCGCAGCGCGATCAGCCTGCTGGAGGCGGAGGGGGCCGAGTACACGGTCCGGCGCTACCTGGAGGACGTGCCGAGCGAGGCGGAGATCCGGGAAGTCCTGGAGCGGCTCGGCCTCGAGCCCTGGGACATCACCCGGACCCAGGAGGCCGAGGCGAAGGAGCTGGGGCTGAAGGAGTGGGCCCGCGACGCCGGTTCGCGGGAGCGGTGGGTCGCGGCGCTGGCCGCGCATCCCCGGCTGATCCAGCGGCCCCTCATCACCGCTGAGGACGGGACCGCCGTCGTCGGGCGGACGGACGAGGCGGTGCGGGACGTTCTGGGGCGGCGGCCCTGA